A window of the Vanessa cardui chromosome 12, ilVanCard2.1, whole genome shotgun sequence genome harbors these coding sequences:
- the LOC124534386 gene encoding myosin heavy chain, muscle isoform X28 — protein sequence MPKPQVQEGEDPDPTPYLFVSLEQKRIDQSKPYDGKKACWVPDEKEGFVQGEIKATKGDLVTVNLPGGEEKTLKKELLSQVNPPKFEKVEDMADLTYLNEAAVLHNLRQRYYAKLIYTYSGLFCVAINPYKRFPVYTFRCAKLYRGKRRSEVPPHIFAISDGAYVNMLTNHENQSMLITGESGAGKTENTKKVIAYFATVGAAQKKDPTQDKKGSLEDQVVQTNPVLEAFGNAKTVRNDNSSRFGKFIRIHFGPSGKLAGADIETYLLEKARVISQQALERSYHIFYQMMSGSVSGLKEMCLLSNDIYDYYIVSQGKTTIPNVDDGEECVLTDQAFDILGFTQEEKDNVYKITAAVMHMGCMKFKQRGREEQAEADGTEDGEKVAKLLGVDCQDLYKNLLKPRIKVGNEFVTQGRNKDQVTNSVGALCKGMFDRLFKWLVKKCNETLDTKQKRQHFIGVLDIAGFEIFDYNGFEQLCINFTNEKLQQFFNHHMFVLEQEEYKREGINWTFIDFGMDLLACIDLIEKPMGILSILEEESMFPKATDQTFVEKLNNNHLGKSAPYLKPKPPKPGCQAAHFAIGHYAGNVGYNITGWLEKNKDPLNDTVVDQFKKGANKLLVEIFADHPGQSGDAGAGGGGGKGGRGKKGGGFATVSSAYREQLNNLMTTLRSTQPHFVRCIIPNELKQAGLIDSHLVMHQLTCNGVLEGIRICRKGFPNRMVYPDFKLRYKILCPNLLKEPITAEKATEKILEHTGLDSESFRLGKTKVFFRAGVLGQMEELRDDRLSKIVSWLQAYIRGYLSRKDFKKLQEQRLALQVVQRNLRKYLQLRTWPWWKLWQRVKPLLNVTRVEDEMAKLEEKAQKAQEAFEKEEKLRKEVEALNSKLLEEKQALLASLEGEKGSLSETQERANKLAAQKADLEGQLRDTQDRLTQEEDARNQLFQAKKKLEQEISGLKKDVEDLELSIQKSEQDKATKDHQIRNLNDEIAHQDELINKLNKEKKLQGESNQKTSEELQAAEDKVNHLNKVKQKLEQTLDELEDSLEREKKLRGDVEKQRRKVEGDLKLTQEAVSDLERNKKELEQTIQRKDKEISSLTAKLEDEQSLVSKVQKQIKELQARIEELEEEVESERQARAKAEKQRADLARELEELGERLEEAGGATSAQIELNKKREAELSKLRRDLEEANIQHESTLANLRKKHNDAVAEMGEQLDQLNKLKAKAEHDRASCYNELNNTRAAIDQVAREKAAQEKIVKQLQHQLNEVQGKADESNRTLNDLDAAKKKLSIENSDLLRQLEEAESQVSQLSKIKVSLTTQLEDTKRLADEEARERATLLGKFRNLEHDLDNIREQVEEEAEGKADLQRQLSKANAEAQLWRSKYESEGVARSEELEEAKRKLQARLAEAEETIESLNQKVVALEKTKQRLSTEVEDLQLEVDRATAIANAAEKKQKAFDKIIGEWKLKVDDLAAELDASQKECRNYSTELFRLKGAYEEGQEQLEAVRRENKNLADEVKDLLDQIGEGGRNIHEIEKARKRLEAEKDELQAALEEAEAALEQEENKVLRAQLELSQVRQEIDRRIQEKEEEFENTRKNHQRALDSMQASLEAEAKGKAEALRMKKKLEADINELEIALDHANKANAEAQKNIKRYQAQIKDLQTALEEEQRARDDAREQLGISERRANALQNELEESRTLLEQADRARRQAEQELGDAHEQLNELSAQSASLSAAKRKLESELQTLHSDLDELLNEAKNSEEKAKKAMVDAARLADELRAEQEHAQTQEKLRKALEQQIKELQVRLDEAEANALKGGKKAIQKLEQRVRELENELDGEQRRHADAQKNLRKAERRIKELTFQAEEDRKNHERMQDLVDKLQQKIKTYKRQIEEAEEIAALNLAKFRKAQQELEEAEERADLAEQAISKFRGKGRAGSAARGVSPAPQRTRPAFDGFGTFPPRFDLAPENDF from the exons ACGTACTCGGGTCTCTTCTGTGTCGCCATCAACCCTTACAAGAGATTCCCCGTGTACACGTTCCGATGTGCCAAGCTTTACCGAGGCAAGCGTCGTTCGGAAGTGCCACCCCACATTTTCGCCATTTCCGACGGCGCCTACGTCAACATGTTGACCAACCACGAGAATCAATCTATGTTGATTAC CGGTGAGTCTGGTGCCGGAAAGACTGAGAACACGAAGAAGGTAATTGCCTACTTCGCCACCGTTGGTGCAGCGCAAAAGAAGGACCCCACCCAGGACAAGAAGGGATCCCTGGAAGACCAGGTCGTCCAAACTAACCCTGTGCTTGAAGCCTTCGGTAACGCCAAGACTGTGCGTAACGACAACTCTTCCCGTTTC GGTAAATTCATCCGTATTCACTTCGGCCCCTCTGGAAAACTGGCTGGTGCTGACATTGAGACCT ACCTGCTCGAGAAGGCTCGTGTAATTTCCCAGCAAGCCCTTGAGCGTTCCTACCACATCTTCTACCAGATGATGTCTGGTTCCGTAAGCGGTCTTAAAG AAATGTGTCTGCTGTCAAACGACATATATGATTATTACATCGTATCGCAAGGAAAAACTACAATCCCAAACGTAGATGATGGCGAGGAATGTGTTTTGACCGAT CAAGCCTTCGACATTCTTGGTTTCACCCAAGAAGAGAAGGACAATGTTTACAAGATCACCGCCGCTGTCATGCACATGGGTTGTATGAAGTTCAAGCAGAGGGGTCGTGAAGAACAGGCTGAGGCTGATGGTACTGAG GATGGTGAAAAGGTTGCCAAGCTCCTCGGTGTTGACTGCCAGGACTTGTACAAGAACTTGCTGAAGCCCCGCATCAAGGTCGGAAACGAGTTCGTGACCCAGGGTCGTAACAAGGACCAGGTCACCAACTCCGTCGGTGCCCTCTGTAAGGGAATGTTCGATCGTCTCTTCAAGTGGCTCGTCAAGAAGTGTAACGAAACCCTAGACACCAAGCAGAAGAGACAGCACTTCATCGGTGTACTGGATATTGCTGGTTTCGAAATCTTCGAC tacaacGGTTTCGAGCAACTCTGCATTAACTTCACAAACGAGAAGCTCCAGCAATTCTTTAACCATCACATGTTCGTACTCGAACAAGAGGAGTACAAGAGAGAGGGCATCAACTGGACTTTCATCGATTTCGGAATGGACTTGTTAGCTTGTATCGATTTGATCGAGAAG CCTATGGGTATCCTCTCAATTCTTGAGGAAGAGTCTATGTTCCCGAAAGCCACTGACCAGACATTCGTTGAGAAGTTGAACAACAACCACTTGGGTAAATCTGCTCCTTACCTGAAGCCCAAACCCCCCAAGCCTGGTTGCCAAGCCGCTCACTTCGCTATTGGTCACTACGCCGGTAAT GTCGGTTACAACATCACCGGATGGCTGGAAAAGAACAAGGACCCTCTTAACGACACTGTCGTTGACCAATTCAAGAAGGGTGCCAACAAACTGTTGGTTGAAATCTTCGCTGACCATCCTGGCCAGTCTGGTGATGCTGGTGCTGGTGGTGGCGGCGGCAAGG GAGGTCGCGGTAAGAAGGGAGGTGGTTTTGCTACTGTCTCCTCTGCCTACAGG GAACAACTTAACAACTTGATGACAACGCTGAGGTCTACTCAACCTCACTTCGTGCGTTGTATCATTCCCAATGAATTGAAACAGGCTG GTCTCATCGACTCTCACCTTGTGATGCACCAGCTCACCTGTAACGGTGTGCTTGAAGGCATCCGTATTTGCCGTAAAGGTTTCCCCAACAGGATGGTCTACCCTGACTTCAAGCTCCG ATACAAAATTCTGTGCCCGAACCTGCTCAAAGAGCCAATAACAGCAGAGAAAGCCACTGAAAAAATTCTTGAACATACCGGCTTGGATTCTGAATCCTTCAGGCTCGGAAAGACTAAG GTATTCTTCCGCGCTGGTGTTCTGGGTCAGATGGAAGAGTTGCGTGACGACAGGCTGTCTAAGATCGTATCTTGGCTCCAGGCCTACATCCGTGGTTACCTTTCCCGTAAGGACTTCAAGAAGTTGCAGGAACAGAG ATTGGCTCTCCAAGTTGTCCAACGCAACTTGCGCAAGTACTTGCAGCTCCGCACCTGGCCATGGTGGAAACTGTGGCAGAGGGTCAAGCCCCTCCTCAACGTCACCCGCGTCGAGGATGAGATGGCG AAACTCGAGGAGAAGGCTCAAAAGGCCCAGGAGGCTTTTGAGAAGGAAGAGAAACTCCGCAAGGAGGTCGAGGCCCTCAACTCTAAGCTGCTTGAGGAGAAGCAGGCCCTGCTTGCTTCCCTTGAGGGAGAGAAGGGCTCTCTCTCTGAAACCCAGGAGCGTGCCAACAAACTCGCAGCACAAAAGGCTGATCTCGAGGGTCAACTTAGG GACACACAAGACCGTCTCACCCAGGAGGAAGATGCCCGCAACCAGCTATTCCAAGCCAAGAAGAAGTTGGAGCAGGAAATCTCCGGCCTGAAGAAGGATGTAGAAGACCTCGAACTTAGCATCCAGAAGTCTGAGCAAGACAAGGCTACCAAAGACCACCAAATCCGCAACTTGAACGATGAAATCGCCCACCAGGACGAGCTCATCAACAAGCTTAACAAGGAAAAGAAACTTCAAGGAGAATCTAACCAGAAGACCTCCGAGGAGCTGCAAGCCGCCGAAGACAAGGTCAACCACCTCAACAAGGTCAAGCAGAAGCTCGAGCAGACCCTTGATGAGCTCGAAGACTCATTGGAGCGTGAAAAGAAACTGCGCGGTGATGTTGAGAAGCAGAGGAGGAAAGTTGAAGGCGACCTTAAACTTACCCAGGAAGCCGTCTCTGACCTCGAACGCAACAAAAAGGAACTCGAACAAACTATTCAGCGCAAGGACAAGGAAATCTCATCTCTCACCGCCAAGCTCGAAGACGAACAATCTTTGGTCAGCAAGGTCCAGAAACAGATCAAGGAACTGCAAGCCCGCATCGAGGAACTGGAAGAGGAAGTCGAATCCGAACGCCAGGCCCGTGCTAAGGCTGAGAAGCAGCGCGCTGATCTCGCTCGTGAACTCGAGGAGTTGGGTGAGCGTCTCGAGGAAGCCGGTGGTGCCACCTCTGCTCAAATTGAACTCAACAAGAAGCGTGAGGCTGAGCTCAGCAAGCTCCGTCGTGACTTGGAGGAAGCTAACATCCAGCACGAGTCCACCCTCGCCAACCTCCGCAAGAAGCACAACGATGCCGTTGCGGAAATGGGTGAGCAGCTCGACCAGCTCAACAAGCTTAAGGCTAA GGCTGAACATGATCGTGCATCTTGCTACAACGAGCTTAACAACACACGTGCAGCCATTGATCAAGTTGCAAGGGAAAAG GCTGCTCAAGAAAAGATCGTCAAGCAACTTCAACACCAGCTCAACGAGGTTCAAGGCAAGGCTGATGAATCCAACCGCACCCTCAATGACCTGGATGCCGCTAAGAAGAAGTTGTCGATTGAGAACTCCGACCTGCTCCGCCAGTTGGAGGAGGCTGAGTCCCAGGTGTCGCAGCTCTCCAAGATTAAGGTGTCGCTCACCACTCAGTTGGAGGACACCAAGAGGCTCGCTGACGAAGAGGCCAGG GAACGCGCTACTTTACTCGGCAAGTTCCGCAACCTCGAACACGACTTGGACAACATCCGCGAGCAAGTGGAAGAGGAAGCCGAAGGCAAGGCTGACCTACAACGTCAACTCTCCAAGGCTAACGCTGAAGCTCAACTCTGGCGCTCCAAGTACGAGTCCGAAGGTGTTGCTCGCTCCGAGGAACTCGAGGAAGCCAAGCGCAAACTTCAAGCCCGTCTTGCCGAAGCCGAAGAAACTATCGAGTCTCTCAACCAGAAGGTTGTTGCTCTCGAGAAGACCAAGCAACGTCTTTCCACCGAAGTCGAGGACTTGCAACTCGAGGTTGACCGTGCCACTGCCATCGCTAACGCTGCTGAGAAGAAACAGAAGGCGTTCGATAAGATCATTGGTGAATGGAAACTCAAGGTTGATGACCTTGCCGCTGAGCTTGATGCCAGCCAGAAGGAATGCCGTAACTACTCTACCGAATTATTCCGCCTTAAGGGTGCCTACGAGGAAGGTCAGGAACAACTCGAGGCCGTACGCCGTGAAAACAAGAACCTCGCTGATGAAGTCAAGGATCTCCTTGACCAGATTGGCGAAGGTGGTCGCAACATCCATGAAATTGAGAAGGCCAGGAAGCGCCTTGAAGCTGAAAAGGATGAACTCCAAGCTGCCCTCGAGGAAGCCGAAGCAGCTCTTGAGCAGGAAGAGAACAAGGTTCTGCGTGCTCAACTCGAGCTGTCTCAAGTCAGACAGGAGATCGACAGGAGGATCCAGGAGAAGGAAGAAGAATTCGAAAACACCCGCAAGAACCACCAACGTGCCTTGGACTCCATGCAAGCTTCCCTTGAAGCTGAAGCTAAGGGCAAGGCTGAGGCCCTGCGCATGAAGAAGAAGTTGGAGGCTGACATCAATGAACTCGAGATCGCTCTCGACCACGCCAACAAAGCTAACGCTGAAGCCCAGAAGAACATTAAACGTTACCAGGCACAGATCAAGGACCTCCAAACTGCCTTGGAAGAAGAACAGCGTGCTCGTGATGATGCCCGTGAACAGCTCGGAATCTCTGAGCGTCGTGCAAACGCCCTCCAAAATGAGCTCGAAGAATCTCGTACGCTCCTTGAACAGGCCGACCGTGCCCGCCGCCAAGCTGAACAAGAACTTGGTGATGCCCACGAACAGCTCAACGAACTCTCTGCTCAAAGCGCTTCCCTCTCTGCCGCTAAGAGGAAACTCGAGTCCGAGCTCCAGACCCTGCACTCTGACCTCGATGAACTCCTTAACGAGGCTAAGAACTCCGAGGAGAAGGCAAAGAAGGCTATGGTTGATGCTGCCAGGCTTGCCGATGAACTCCGTGCTGAGCAAGAACACGCCCAGACACAGGAGAAACTTCGCAAGGCACTTGAACAACAGATCAAGGAATTGCAAGTCAGGCTTGACGAAGCTGAAGCTAACGCGCTCAAGGGAGGCAAGAAGGCCATCCAGAAACTTGAACAAAGAGTCAGGGAGCTTGAAAACGAGCTCGACGGCGAACAGAGGAGGCACGCTGATGCACAGAAGAACCTGCGCAAGGCTGAGAGACGCATCAAGGAATTGACCTTCCAGGCTGAAGAAGACCGCAAGAACCACGAGCGTATGCAGGACCTGGTTGACAAACTGCAGCAGAAGATCAAGACCTACAAGAGGCAGATCGAAGAAGCCGAAGAGATCGCCGCCCTTAACTTGGCTAAGTTCCGTAAGGCACAGCAAGAATTGGAAGAAGCTGAAGAAAGGGCAGACCTTGCCGAGCAAGCTATCAGCAAATTCCGTGGCAAGGGACGCGCGGGATCAGCTGCGAGAGGAGTCAGTCCGgcg CCCCAACGTACGCGCCCCGCCTTCGACGGTTTCGGCACCTTCCCACCAAGGTTCGACCTGGCGCCCGAAAACGATTTCTAA